One genomic window of Magnolia sinica isolate HGM2019 chromosome 3, MsV1, whole genome shotgun sequence includes the following:
- the LOC131239487 gene encoding uncharacterized protein LOC131239487, which produces MKNLYQKSKGKIHPSPSSSASSSSSSPLLNRLPPEIRSLVSTTLPPEDLEVLAYLIKTNQPSFKSCKKSHPFDCSCFHCYTTFWTRWDSSPNRNLIHQALEAFEESHLPTSPKPPKKRDRRVSADKSKKNSATAAKRDISELGVVKLHQSATSDDGPKMVATVSSGVSEVERVSEQESDISGASAVSDVSDVGVIFPQLPEASQQGLVRKVWPDVLGLFNSRLWNLWSPNV; this is translated from the coding sequence atgaagaatctCTACCAAAAAAGCAAAGGCAAAATCCAcccatctccttcttcttctgcttcttcttcttcttcttctcctcttctcaaTCGCCTCCCACCTGAAATCCGCTCCCTCGTTTCTACAACCCTCCCACCTGAAGACCTTGAAGTCCTAGCCTATCTCATCAAAACCAACCAACCATCCTTCAAATCCTGCAAGAAATCACATCCCTTCGATTGCAGCTGCTTCCACTGTTACACCACCTTCTGGACTCGCTGGGACTCCTCCCCCAACCGCAATCTAATCCACCAAGCCCTCGAGGCCTTCGAAGAATCCCACCTCCCCACCTCCCCAAAACCCCCCAAGAAAAGAGACCGTCGCGTTTCAGCCGATAAATCCAAGAAAAACTCCGCTACGGCCGCCAAACGCGATATATCGGAACTCGGGGTCGTGAAACTTCACCAGTCTGCCACGTCAGATGATGGGCCGAAGATGGTCGCGACCGTTTCGAGTGGTGTCTCGGAGGTCGAGAGAGTTTCAGAGCAAGAATCCGATATATCGGGAGCATCTGCCGTTTCGGACGTATCGGATGTTGGAGTGATTTTTCCGCAACTACCTGAAGCAAGCCAGCAAGGTTTGGTGAGGAAGGTATGGCCGGACGTGTTGGGGTTATTTAATTCTCGTTTGTGGAATCTTTGGAGTCCGAATGTATGA
- the LOC131239486 gene encoding probable xyloglucan 6-xylosyltransferase 5 translates to MGQEGGFTLKRGSGSLPTTRLGNRGGSGVPRGRQIQKTFNNLKITILCGFVTILVLRGTIGVGSLGGSGAEDEQALIEETNRIIAEIRSDGADPFDPNDVDLIDPNATYTLGPKISDWDNQRKLWLQQNPQFPNFVNGNARILLVTGSPPNPCDNPIGDHYLLKAIKNKIDYCRLHGIEIVYNMAHLDRELAGYWAKLPLIRRLMLSHPEVEWVWWMDSDALFTDMVFKIPLQKYDAYNLVLHGYPNLIFDEHSWIGLNTGSFLFRNCQWSLDLLDVWAPMGPKGPIRDEAGKILTANLKGRPAFEADDQSALIYLLISKKDEWANKVFLENQYYLHGYWAGLVDRYEEMMDKYHPGLGDERWPFVTHFVGCKPCGSYGDYPVERCLSSMERAFNFADNQVLQIYGFRHRGLSSPKIKRIRNESATPLEGMDKLNFQQPMFGSSKSL, encoded by the coding sequence ATGGGCCAGGAAGGTGGGTTTACCTTAAAAAGAGGCAGCGGCAGTCTCCCAACAACGAGATTGGGTAATCGTGGCGGCTCCGGTGTTCCCAGAGGTAGGCAGATCCAAAAGACTTTCAACAATCTCAAGATCACCATCCTCTGCGGCTTTGTCACCATCCTCGTCCTCCGTGGCACGATTGGGGTCGGCAGTCTCGGCGGCAGTGGAGCCGAGGACGAGCAGGCCCTTATTGAAGAGACCAACCGGATCATTGCTGAGATCCGTTCTGATGGCGCTGACCCCTTTGATCCCAACGATGTCGATCTCATCGATCCCAATGCCACCTATACTCTTGGCCCAAAGATCTCTGACTGGGACAATCAGCGCAAGCTCTGGCTCCAGCAGAATCCCCAATTCCCCAATTTCGTGAACGGTAATGCTCGGATCTTGCTGGTCACCGGGTCGCCACCCAATCCCTGTGACAATCCCATTGGGGACCACTACCTCCTCAAGGCCATCAAGAACAAGATTGACTACTGCCGCCTCCACGGGATCGAGATCGTCTACAACATGGCCCACCTCGACCGTGAGCTTGCTGGCTACTGGGCCAAGCTCCCCCTCATCCGTCGCCTCATGCTGTCCCACCCGGAAGTCGAGTGGGTCTGGTGGATGGACAGCGATGCTCTCTTCACTGACATGGTCTTCAAGATCCCGTTGCAGAAGTATGATGCCTACAATCTTGTCCTGCATGGATACCCCAACCTGATATTTGACGAGCATTCGTGGATAGGCCTCAACACTGGCAGCTTCCTCTTCCGCAATTGCCAGTGGTCGCTTGATCTGCTTGACGTTTGGGCTCCCATGGGGCCCAAGGGCCCTATCCGTGATGAGGCTGGCAAGATCCTCACTGCCAACCTTAAAGGGAGACCAGCATTTGAGGCCGACGATCAGTCAGCTCTCATCTATCTATTGATCTCGAAGAAGGATGAGTGGGCAAACAAGGTGTTCCTTGAGAACCAGTATTATCTGCATGGATATTGGGCTGGGCTGGTGGACCGCTATGAGGAGATGATGGACAAGTACCACCCAGGCCTTGGGGACGAGCGGTGGCCGTTTGTTACCCATTTTGTTGGATGCAAGCCCTGTGGCAGCTATGGGGATTACCCAGTTGAGCGGTGCTTGAGCAGCATGGAGAGAGCCTTCAATTTCGCGGACAATCAGGTGCTTCAGATCTATGGGTTTAGACACAGAGGCCTGTCATCTCCAAAGATAAAAAGGATCAGGAACGAGTCAGCCACACCTTTGGAGGGCATGGACAAGCTTAACTTCCAGCAGCCCATGTTCGGCAGCTCCAAGAGCTTATGA